In one window of Miscanthus floridulus cultivar M001 unplaced genomic scaffold, ASM1932011v1 os_2732_1_2, whole genome shotgun sequence DNA:
- the LOC136535373 gene encoding chaperone protein ClpC1, chloroplastic-like, translating into MIGSPPGYVGYTEGGQLTEAVRRRPYTVVLFDEIEKAHPDVFNMMLQILEDGRLTDSKGRTVDFKNTLLIMTSNVGSSVIEKGGRKIGFDLDYDEKDTSYNRIKSLVTEELKQYFRPEFLNRLDEMIVFRQLTKLEVKEIADIMLKEVFDRLKAKDINLQVTEKFRDRVVDEGYNPSYGARPLRRAIMRLLEDSLAEKMLAGEVKEGDSAIVDVDSDGKVIVLNGGTGVAEPLEPALST; encoded by the coding sequence ATGATTGGATCACCTCCTGGTTATGTTGGGTACACTGAGGGAGGCCAACTAACTGAAGCAGTCCGTCGCCGCCCTTACACGGTTGTTCTCTTTGATGAGATCGAGAAGGCACATCCTGATGTTTTCAACATGATGCTTCAGATCTTAGAAGATGGGCGGTTAACTGATAGCAAGGGGCGCACAGTTGATTTCAAAAACACACTATTGATCATGACATCTAATGTTGGAAGCAGTGTGATTGAGAAGGGAGGACGCAAGATTGGGTTCGACCTTGACTATGATGAGAAAGACACCAGCTATAACAGGATCAAGAGCCTGGTGACCGAGGAGTTGAAGCAGTATTTCCGGCCAGAGTTCTTGAACAGATTGGATGAGATGATTGTATTCCGGCAGCTGACTAAATTGGAGGTAAAAGAGATTGCTGACATTATGCTGAAAGAAGTGTTTGACAGGCTGAAGGCCAAGGACATTAATCTCCAGGTCACAGAGAAGTTCCGGGATAGAGTTGTTGACGAAGGTTATAACCCGAGCTATGGTGCCAGACCTTTGCGGCGTGCTATCATGAGGCTTCTGGAGGATAGTCTGGCAGAGAAGATGCTGGCTGGTGAGGTTAAAGAAGGTGACTCTGCCATCGTTGATGTGGACTCAGATGGCAAGGTAATAGTCCTGAACGGTGGTACCGGTGTTGCTGAGCCACTGGAACCTGCTCTCAGTACCTAA